In Thalassotalea sp. Sam97, a single window of DNA contains:
- the rluC gene encoding 23S rRNA pseudouridine(955/2504/2580) synthase RluC, giving the protein MKKDFPFKRRKTSKTGDGVAQNNTSNRRNSATSNRKATHTKQQQASKPSVNQAPAHTADDVLEKPQVRFFDIDADGAGQRIDNFLLKTLKGVPKSMIYRLLRKGEVRVNKKRAKPEYKLQADDVIRVAPIRVAEKEDVVSTKLDKVANLEKQILFEDDCLIVINKPSGMAVHGGSGLSFGLIEALRALRPQAKMLELVHRLDRDTSGCLVVAKKRSSLRSLHEQLRNKTVQKFYHALVKGHWPSKLTRVTEGLKKNELKSGERVVLVDNLNGKESETRYKVLYHYEGASLVRAFPVTGRTHQIRVHCQCSGHPIACDAKYGADDFTARMNEQGLKRLFLHAHSIEFTHPKTEQRVRFEAPYDGDLTAILAKQTIKTY; this is encoded by the coding sequence ATGAAAAAAGATTTCCCATTTAAACGTCGTAAAACGTCGAAAACTGGCGACGGTGTGGCACAAAATAACACCTCTAATCGCCGCAATAGTGCGACGTCGAATCGTAAAGCGACACACACTAAACAACAGCAAGCATCGAAACCAAGCGTAAACCAAGCGCCTGCTCACACTGCTGATGATGTGCTTGAAAAACCGCAAGTAAGATTTTTTGATATTGACGCCGACGGCGCAGGCCAGCGTATAGATAACTTTTTACTAAAGACCCTTAAAGGGGTACCGAAAAGTATGATTTATCGCTTGCTTCGTAAAGGCGAAGTTCGTGTTAATAAAAAGCGAGCCAAGCCAGAATATAAACTTCAGGCTGATGACGTGATTCGAGTTGCACCAATTCGTGTCGCTGAGAAAGAAGACGTGGTATCGACCAAGCTTGATAAGGTTGCCAATTTAGAAAAACAAATCTTGTTTGAAGACGATTGTCTTATTGTGATTAATAAACCGTCGGGAATGGCGGTACATGGTGGCAGTGGTTTGTCGTTTGGCTTGATTGAAGCGTTACGCGCGTTGCGTCCACAAGCGAAAATGTTAGAACTTGTGCATCGTCTTGACCGTGATACATCGGGCTGTCTTGTGGTTGCTAAAAAACGCTCATCGCTACGTAGTTTGCACGAGCAACTTCGTAATAAAACGGTGCAGAAGTTTTATCATGCCTTAGTAAAGGGGCATTGGCCTAGCAAACTGACAAGAGTAACTGAAGGTCTTAAGAAAAACGAACTGAAATCAGGCGAGCGCGTAGTATTGGTTGATAACCTCAATGGTAAAGAGTCTGAAACACGTTATAAAGTGTTATACCATTACGAAGGTGCTTCTTTAGTTCGCGCATTTCCGGTTACCGGGCGGACGCATCAAATTCGTGTACATTGTCAGTGCTCTGGGCATCCTATTGCATGCGACGCCAAGTATGGTGCCGATGATTTTACGGCGCGTATGAATGAGCAGGGCTTAAAGCGTTTATTTTTGCATGCCCATTCCATTGAATTTACCCATCCAAAAACAGAGCAACGGGTGCGTTTCGAAGCCCCATACGATGGTGACCTAACCGCTATATTAGCTAAGCAGACGATCAAAACGTATTAA
- the soxR gene encoding redox-sensitive transcriptional activator SoxR, whose protein sequence is MEANLTVGQIAKRAGVKVSTLHFYEQKGLIRSWRNQGNQRRYKADVLRRISVIKVAQNLGISLAEIKQVFATLPDTRTPTKQDWQHISSAWQQQLTERINQLQKLQESLDSCIGCGCLSLKNCPLYNQNDHLQAQGPGPVLLQAKANNID, encoded by the coding sequence ATGGAAGCAAATTTAACAGTTGGCCAAATTGCCAAGCGAGCGGGCGTTAAAGTTTCAACACTGCACTTTTATGAACAAAAAGGATTAATAAGAAGTTGGCGTAATCAAGGTAACCAGCGTCGTTACAAAGCTGATGTACTAAGGCGCATATCCGTGATAAAGGTTGCACAAAATTTAGGTATAAGCTTGGCGGAAATAAAGCAAGTATTTGCCACCTTACCTGATACCAGAACTCCCACCAAACAAGACTGGCAACACATATCAAGTGCTTGGCAACAGCAACTGACCGAGCGCATAAACCAACTACAAAAACTGCAAGAGTCTTTAGATTCATGTATTGGCTGTGGCTGCTTAAGCTTAAAAAATTGTCCTTTGTATAATCAAAATGATCATCTTCAGGCACAAGGCCCAGGTCCGGTATTACTGCAAGCTAAAGCAAATAACATCGATTGA
- a CDS encoding RNA polymerase sigma factor, with protein sequence MGQDYYTQHILPYGAMIAKVVRAYSYTEQDFEDRYQEVCLQIWRSRHSFKQQSAMSTWIYRIAVNVCLTFAKKERKDVQHVDLDTASVVAEPQGGHDIKQLYAAIRQLSELDRAIIVLYLDDYQYKQIAEIIGIKANNVGVRINRIKQQLYKLIEQGEALPMNKPAQQHILQGESQ encoded by the coding sequence ATGGGACAGGATTATTACACACAACATATATTGCCGTATGGCGCGATGATCGCCAAAGTCGTGCGGGCTTACAGTTATACAGAGCAAGACTTTGAAGATCGCTACCAAGAAGTATGTTTACAAATTTGGCGCTCAAGGCATAGCTTTAAGCAACAATCGGCGATGTCTACGTGGATATATCGAATTGCGGTAAATGTTTGCTTAACGTTTGCAAAAAAGGAGCGTAAGGATGTTCAGCATGTCGATCTCGATACTGCCTCAGTCGTCGCTGAACCACAGGGCGGGCATGATATTAAGCAGCTTTACGCGGCAATTCGCCAGTTATCTGAACTCGATAGGGCGATTATTGTGCTTTATCTTGACGACTATCAATACAAGCAAATCGCCGAGATCATTGGTATCAAAGCCAACAATGTGGGCGTGCGGATTAATCGTATTAAGCAACAACTTTATAAGCTGATTGAGCAAGGTGAAGCATTACCAATGAATAAGCCTGCACAACAACACATATTACAAGGAGAAAGCCAGTGA
- a CDS encoding nucleoside triphosphate pyrophosphatase yields the protein MTQIVLASTSPFRKALLDKFNINFATAKPNVDETAFDGETAEQLVARLAKLKAQAVANDFPNALIIGSDQVALSEGNILGKPHTHENAVKQLQSFSGKTVTFLTGLCVHNSKTNESEVLVEPFYVNFRELTDSEINNYLLAEQPYNCAGSFKSEALGICLFESLEGADPNTLIGLPLIRLHQLLKNQGFDVLAQQ from the coding sequence ATGACTCAAATAGTACTTGCTTCAACCTCGCCTTTTCGCAAGGCGCTATTAGATAAATTTAATATTAACTTTGCTACCGCCAAACCCAATGTTGATGAAACGGCCTTTGACGGCGAAACGGCCGAGCAGCTTGTAGCACGCTTAGCTAAATTAAAAGCACAAGCGGTTGCCAATGATTTCCCTAACGCCTTGATTATCGGCTCTGATCAAGTGGCCTTATCTGAAGGTAATATATTAGGTAAACCACACACCCACGAAAACGCGGTTAAACAATTACAATCATTTAGTGGTAAAACCGTCACCTTCTTAACAGGGCTGTGTGTGCATAACAGTAAAACAAACGAGTCAGAAGTTTTGGTTGAGCCTTTTTATGTTAACTTTAGAGAGTTAACCGATAGCGAAATAAACAACTATTTATTAGCAGAGCAACCATATAACTGCGCAGGAAGCTTTAAAAGTGAAGCGCTTGGTATTTGTTTATTTGAGTCACTTGAAGGCGCAGATCCAAATACCTTAATTGGCCTGCCGTTGATTCGCCTGCACCAGCTATTAAAAAATCAAGGTTTTGATGTGCTGGCCCAGCAATAG
- the yceD gene encoding 23S rRNA accumulation protein YceD codes for MKDLKLPVSIDPYKSAQRRLVCEGYFEITGLDRLLAEADTASEHVNVLINFDVDEQGLIVISGEASTQVYLTCQRCNDAFMQELKVNFAYSPVKNEEQAEDLPEHYDAVVLDENGEVNLRELVEDELILTIPLIPKHDLKDCAADADTTWGKLPDTLEKPNPFDVLKKLK; via the coding sequence ATGAAAGATCTTAAACTTCCGGTTAGCATAGACCCATACAAAAGCGCGCAACGCCGCTTAGTTTGTGAAGGTTATTTTGAAATAACCGGTTTAGATAGATTGCTTGCTGAAGCTGATACAGCTAGCGAGCATGTAAATGTTTTAATAAATTTTGATGTTGATGAACAAGGTTTGATTGTTATCAGCGGTGAGGCATCAACCCAAGTTTATTTAACATGTCAGCGTTGTAATGATGCATTTATGCAAGAGCTGAAAGTCAACTTTGCTTACTCTCCTGTTAAAAATGAAGAGCAAGCAGAAGACTTACCAGAGCATTATGATGCCGTCGTTTTAGATGAAAATGGTGAAGTCAATTTACGCGAATTAGTGGAAGATGAGTTAATTCTTACGATTCCACTGATACCGAAACATGACCTTAAGGACTGTGCTGCTGATGCAGATACAACTTGGGGTAAGTTACCGGATACGCTTGAGAAACCGAATCCATTTGATGTTTTAAAAAAACTCAAGTAA
- the rpmF gene encoding 50S ribosomal protein L32 — protein sequence MAVQKSKKSRSRRGMRRSHDALTAENLSVDSVSGETHRRHHVTADGFYKGEKVIAK from the coding sequence ATGGCCGTACAAAAGAGTAAAAAATCTCGTTCAAGACGTGGCATGCGCCGTTCACACGACGCATTAACTGCTGAGAACTTATCAGTAGATAGCGTATCTGGCGAAACTCATCGTCGTCACCACGTAACTGCCGATGGCTTTTACAAAGGTGAAAAAGTTATCGCTAAATAA
- the plsX gene encoding phosphate acyltransferase PlsX, protein MQYLTVALDVMGGDNGPLVTIPAAKMALQQMPYLKLILCGDKIAIEAHLKHHDLLNHSRISIVHTTQIVDMDEKPSIALRSKKDSSMRVAINLVNDGKADACVSAGNTGALLATAHYVLKMLPGINRPALVSHLPIADSNRHALMLDLGANVFVDSDTLFQFAVMGAVMVEEVEGIESPKVALLNMGSEDIKGSDHIRQTAAMLEQTDGINYVGFIEGNDIFSGKVDVIVCDGFVGNVALKTCEGVAKLVMSKVSKIINENIFTRFLGGLLNPTLKKIVKRLNPDQYNGASLIGLRGIVVKSHGNATSSAFYNAIAEAVKEVERQVPQKIHHKVEQTLLKRFQ, encoded by the coding sequence TTGCAGTATCTAACGGTCGCGTTAGATGTTATGGGGGGCGATAACGGCCCCCTTGTAACAATTCCCGCCGCAAAAATGGCTCTGCAACAGATGCCATATCTTAAGCTCATCCTATGTGGCGACAAAATTGCTATTGAAGCACACTTAAAACATCACGATCTCTTAAATCACTCTCGCATTAGCATTGTTCATACTACACAAATTGTCGATATGGACGAAAAACCAAGTATTGCGTTACGCTCAAAGAAAGACTCATCAATGCGCGTTGCCATTAATTTAGTTAATGACGGCAAAGCAGATGCTTGCGTCAGTGCTGGTAATACAGGTGCATTACTCGCCACCGCCCACTATGTGCTAAAAATGCTACCTGGCATTAATCGTCCTGCGCTTGTTTCTCATTTACCAATAGCGGATTCTAACCGCCACGCCCTAATGCTTGATTTAGGCGCTAATGTCTTTGTTGATTCTGACACCTTATTCCAGTTTGCTGTTATGGGCGCTGTAATGGTTGAGGAAGTCGAAGGCATTGAATCACCAAAAGTGGCATTACTCAATATGGGCTCTGAAGATATCAAAGGCAGTGATCATATTCGCCAAACAGCCGCCATGCTTGAGCAAACCGACGGTATTAACTATGTTGGCTTTATTGAAGGTAACGATATTTTTTCTGGCAAGGTCGATGTCATCGTTTGTGACGGTTTTGTCGGAAACGTTGCGTTAAAAACCTGTGAAGGGGTTGCTAAGTTGGTGATGTCAAAAGTGTCCAAAATCATCAATGAGAATATATTTACCCGTTTTTTGGGTGGATTACTCAATCCAACCTTAAAAAAAATCGTAAAACGCCTGAACCCCGACCAGTATAACGGGGCAAGTTTGATAGGATTACGCGGTATTGTGGTGAAAAGCCATGGTAACGCGACGAGCTCGGCATTTTATAACGCCATTGCTGAAGCAGTAAAAGAAGTTGAAAGACAAGTTCCACAAAAAATTCATCATAAGGTGGAACAAACGTTACTAAAAAGGTTTCAATAA
- a CDS encoding beta-ketoacyl-ACP synthase III, whose amino-acid sequence MYSRIVGTGSYFPEQVRSNADLEKMVDTTNEWILERTGIQERRISAEHENVAYMGAKAAEKALEMAGLKKEDIDMIVMGTTTNHVDLPSAACYVQKYLDMPYIPAFDVAAACSGFIYSLSIADQYIKSGMAKRILVIGADAISHMCDPDDRATIILFGDAAGAVILEASEEQGIISTHLHSDGNYGALLGANSPKRGDPLTEEKAYIYMKGNEVFKFAVTRLSEIVTETLEHNNMDKSDIDWLVPHQANLRIIAAAAKKLSLPMSQVVVTLDKYGNTSAATIPTALDEAVRDGRIQRGQTILMEAFGSGFTWGSALVRF is encoded by the coding sequence ATGTATTCACGAATTGTAGGCACTGGGAGCTACTTTCCAGAGCAAGTTCGCTCCAATGCCGATTTAGAAAAAATGGTGGATACCACCAATGAATGGATCTTAGAAAGAACCGGTATTCAAGAAAGACGCATTTCCGCTGAGCATGAAAACGTAGCCTATATGGGCGCAAAGGCCGCAGAGAAAGCCTTGGAAATGGCTGGTCTTAAAAAAGAAGACATCGATATGATTGTTATGGGTACGACCACTAATCATGTTGATCTGCCAAGCGCTGCTTGTTACGTACAAAAATATTTAGACATGCCGTATATTCCGGCATTTGATGTGGCAGCTGCGTGTTCTGGATTTATTTATAGCTTAAGTATCGCCGACCAATATATTAAGTCGGGTATGGCTAAGCGTATTTTAGTGATTGGTGCCGATGCGATATCACACATGTGTGATCCTGACGATCGTGCCACCATCATTTTATTTGGTGATGCCGCTGGCGCGGTAATTTTAGAAGCCAGCGAAGAGCAGGGCATCATCTCAACTCACTTGCACTCTGATGGTAACTATGGCGCATTACTAGGCGCTAACTCACCAAAACGTGGTGATCCGTTAACCGAAGAGAAGGCCTACATTTACATGAAAGGCAATGAGGTATTCAAGTTTGCGGTAACGCGCTTAAGCGAAATCGTTACTGAGACTCTTGAGCACAATAACATGGACAAATCAGACATCGACTGGTTAGTTCCTCATCAAGCCAACCTACGTATTATCGCGGCTGCAGCGAAAAAGCTAAGCTTACCAATGTCACAAGTTGTGGTAACGCTTGATAAATATGGTAATACGTCTGCAGCGACGATTCCAACAGCGCTTGATGAAGCCGTTCGTGACGGTCGTATTCAGCGTGGTCAAACTATTTTAATGGAAGCCTTTGGTAGTGGTTTTACCTGGGGTAGCGCATTAGTTCGTTTTTAA
- the fabD gene encoding ACP S-malonyltransferase: MNNNLAFVFPGQGSQAVGMLADLADNEIVKQTFADASAALGYDLWDLIQNDADGKLNQTHVTQPALLASSVAIYRAWQAANGKAPAVLAGHSLGEYSALVCAGVLSLEDGVKLVEKRGQYMQQAVPAGTGAMYAIIGLDDAAIISACEQAAEDQVVSAVNFNSPGQVVIAGNKEAVERAGALCKEAGAKRALPLPVSVPSHCALMQPAAEQLAADLADITFNTPTVDVINNVDVTIAANADAIKDALVRQLYSPVRWTETVEKMAAMGVDTVIEMGPGKVLQGLVKRINKQVACSSVNTAETLATALEG; encoded by the coding sequence ATGAATAATAACTTAGCGTTTGTATTTCCTGGACAAGGCTCACAAGCGGTTGGCATGTTAGCTGACCTAGCCGATAACGAGATTGTTAAGCAAACGTTTGCTGATGCATCAGCAGCGTTGGGTTACGATCTTTGGGATCTTATCCAAAATGATGCTGACGGAAAACTGAATCAAACTCATGTAACTCAACCTGCATTATTGGCATCAAGTGTGGCAATTTATCGTGCATGGCAAGCGGCTAATGGTAAAGCGCCTGCAGTGCTTGCTGGTCATTCATTGGGTGAGTACTCAGCATTAGTCTGTGCGGGTGTGTTATCACTTGAAGATGGTGTAAAACTGGTTGAAAAACGTGGTCAGTATATGCAACAAGCGGTGCCTGCGGGCACTGGCGCAATGTACGCTATTATTGGCCTAGATGATGCCGCTATTATTAGCGCATGTGAGCAGGCAGCAGAAGATCAAGTGGTGTCAGCTGTAAACTTTAACTCACCTGGTCAAGTCGTTATTGCTGGTAATAAAGAAGCGGTTGAACGCGCTGGTGCTTTATGTAAAGAAGCAGGTGCCAAGCGTGCATTGCCATTGCCGGTTAGCGTACCGTCACACTGTGCATTAATGCAACCAGCAGCTGAACAGCTAGCTGCCGACTTAGCTGATATTACCTTTAATACGCCAACTGTTGATGTAATTAACAACGTTGATGTAACAATCGCGGCAAATGCGGACGCGATTAAAGATGCGCTTGTACGTCAACTATATAGCCCAGTACGTTGGACCGAAACGGTTGAAAAAATGGCTGCAATGGGCGTTGATACCGTGATCGAAATGGGACCGGGTAAAGTATTGCAAGGTCTAGTAAAAAGAATAAATAAACAAGTAGCGTGTAGCTCGGTTAATACAGCCGAGACATTGGCAACGGCATTGGAAGGTTAA
- the fabG gene encoding 3-oxoacyl-ACP reductase FabG, protein MSLFSLEGKVALVTGASRGIGKAIAEQLAAHGAKVVGTATSQGGADAISAYLGDNGQGFVLNVTDNESIDGLFEAIKESFGGVDILVNNAGITRDNLMMRMKDSEWDDIIDTNLNSLFKISKAVMRPMMKNRAGRIINIGSVVGSMGNAGQVNYATAKAGLLGFTKSLAKEVASRGITVNAIAPGFIDTDMTKALNDDQRQAISSQVPANRLGQPEEIAATVVFLASDAAGYINGETIHVNGGMYMV, encoded by the coding sequence ATGTCATTATTTTCATTGGAAGGGAAGGTAGCACTTGTAACAGGTGCAAGCCGTGGTATTGGTAAAGCGATTGCTGAGCAATTGGCTGCGCACGGTGCCAAAGTTGTTGGTACAGCAACATCACAAGGGGGCGCGGATGCAATCTCTGCGTACCTAGGTGACAATGGTCAAGGTTTCGTTTTAAACGTAACCGATAACGAATCAATTGACGGGTTATTCGAAGCGATTAAAGAAAGCTTTGGCGGTGTTGATATTTTGGTAAATAATGCCGGTATCACGCGTGACAACCTGATGATGCGTATGAAAGACAGCGAGTGGGATGACATCATTGATACCAACCTAAACTCACTGTTTAAGATTTCTAAAGCGGTAATGCGCCCTATGATGAAAAATCGCGCCGGTCGTATTATCAATATTGGCTCAGTTGTTGGCTCTATGGGTAATGCTGGTCAGGTGAACTACGCGACCGCAAAAGCGGGTCTATTAGGCTTTACTAAATCGTTGGCAAAAGAAGTCGCATCTCGTGGTATTACGGTTAATGCTATCGCCCCAGGCTTTATCGATACCGATATGACCAAAGCGTTAAATGACGACCAACGCCAAGCGATTTCATCGCAAGTACCGGCTAATCGCTTAGGTCAACCAGAAGAAATTGCCGCCACAGTGGTGTTTTTAGCATCTGATGCGGCTGGCTACATTAACGGCGAAACTATCCACGTTAACGGTGGCATGTACATGGTTTAA
- the acpP gene encoding acyl carrier protein → MSTIEERVKKIIVEQLGVKEEECKNEASFVDDLGADSLDTVELVMALEEEFDTEIPDEEAEKITTVQSAIDYVTANS, encoded by the coding sequence ATGAGTACTATCGAAGAACGCGTAAAAAAAATCATCGTTGAACAACTAGGTGTTAAAGAAGAAGAATGTAAAAACGAAGCATCTTTCGTTGATGATTTAGGTGCAGATTCTCTAGATACTGTTGAACTAGTAATGGCTCTTGAAGAAGAATTCGACACAGAAATCCCTGATGAAGAAGCTGAGAAAATCACTACTGTTCAATCAGCTATTGACTACGTTACAGCAAACAGCTAA
- the fabF gene encoding beta-ketoacyl-ACP synthase II: protein MRRVVVTGLGMLSPLANNVTDTWQGLMAGKSGISMIEHLDTSDFSTKFAGMVNGFDPVDFGIAKKETRKMDLFIQYGIAAGNQALADSGLEVTEQNAGRIGVAVGSGIGGLTLIEEGHKKALQGGVKKLSPFFCPSTILNMISGHLSIMHGLKGPNIAIVTACTTGVHNIGHAARMIAYGDADAMLAGGAEKGSTMLGMGGFMSARALSTRNEAPQQASRPWDKDRDGFVLSDGAGVMMLEEYEHAKARGAKIYAELSGFGMSGDAHHITSPPTDGSGGAAAMRNALNDAKVAADKVGYINAHGTSTPAGDIAETNGVKSVFADHAYKLMMGSTKSMTGHMLGAAGSAEAIFTVLALVNQEVPPTINLDNPGEGCDLDYVAHTARQAELEYALCNSFGFGGTNGSLLFKRV, encoded by the coding sequence ATGCGTCGAGTGGTTGTTACCGGTTTAGGGATGTTAAGTCCTCTAGCTAATAATGTCACTGATACTTGGCAAGGCTTAATGGCCGGCAAAAGTGGCATTTCGATGATCGAACATTTAGATACCAGCGACTTTTCAACAAAATTCGCGGGTATGGTAAATGGCTTTGACCCAGTTGATTTCGGTATTGCCAAAAAAGAAACCCGCAAAATGGATTTATTTATCCAATACGGTATTGCTGCGGGTAATCAGGCGTTAGCGGATTCTGGTTTGGAAGTGACAGAGCAAAATGCAGGTCGTATTGGTGTTGCGGTAGGATCTGGTATTGGTGGCCTAACATTAATTGAAGAAGGCCATAAAAAAGCATTACAAGGTGGTGTTAAAAAATTATCGCCATTTTTCTGTCCATCGACCATCTTAAACATGATATCAGGCCATTTATCGATAATGCATGGTTTGAAAGGGCCTAATATTGCGATTGTTACCGCGTGTACCACTGGGGTACACAATATAGGTCATGCAGCGCGAATGATTGCCTACGGCGATGCGGATGCGATGTTGGCTGGTGGTGCAGAAAAAGGCTCAACTATGCTCGGCATGGGCGGCTTTATGTCGGCTCGAGCTTTGTCGACGCGCAATGAAGCACCGCAGCAAGCTTCTCGTCCATGGGATAAAGACCGCGACGGTTTTGTATTAAGTGACGGTGCCGGCGTGATGATGCTTGAAGAGTACGAACACGCTAAAGCACGTGGTGCAAAAATTTACGCTGAATTGTCGGGTTTTGGTATGAGTGGTGATGCGCATCATATTACCTCACCACCAACCGATGGTTCGGGTGGCGCAGCAGCAATGCGTAATGCGTTAAACGATGCCAAGGTAGCAGCAGATAAAGTGGGTTACATTAATGCCCATGGTACCTCAACACCTGCTGGTGACATTGCTGAAACCAATGGCGTTAAGTCAGTATTTGCTGATCACGCATACAAACTGATGATGGGTTCGACCAAATCGATGACCGGTCACATGTTGGGTGCTGCCGGCTCTGCTGAAGCTATCTTTACGGTATTGGCACTTGTTAACCAAGAAGTACCGCCGACCATAAACCTTGATAACCCTGGTGAGGGATGTGATCTTGATTACGTTGCTCATACAGCACGTCAAGCTGAATTAGAATATGCGTTATGTAATTCATTCGGCTTCGGTGGCACTAACGGCTCATTATTATTTAAGCGTGTATAG
- the pabC gene encoding aminodeoxychorismate lyase encodes MTYTSVNFSQQHTLNVKDRGLAFGDGVFTTARVVRGKVEYVEQHIQRLVDACQRLALDNVPFATVRDEINKAAVDINDGCLKVIITAGESNRGYARANPIEPTVIVQTSAYPVHYHRWQNEGICLAVSQLQLGINPMLAGIKHLNRLEQVLMRNELDGLAADELVVSDVNGHVVECSSANIFWQQHGQWFTPDLSLAGVNGIIRQQLVKKLNAKIVTTDVNALFNADSIFICNAILGIAPVVRLANKTLDIDAKFICGLQQSIKE; translated from the coding sequence ATGACATACACATCGGTTAATTTCTCACAACAACATACCTTAAATGTTAAGGATCGAGGCCTTGCCTTCGGTGATGGTGTGTTTACCACAGCAAGGGTTGTTCGAGGGAAAGTCGAATACGTTGAACAGCACATACAACGTCTAGTCGATGCATGTCAGCGTTTAGCGTTAGATAATGTTCCCTTTGCAACAGTGCGTGACGAAATAAATAAAGCGGCTGTTGACATTAACGATGGCTGTTTAAAAGTGATCATCACAGCCGGTGAATCCAACCGAGGCTATGCTCGTGCTAACCCCATTGAGCCAACGGTTATCGTCCAAACGTCCGCTTACCCAGTGCACTACCACCGTTGGCAAAACGAAGGCATTTGTTTAGCCGTAAGCCAGTTGCAATTGGGCATTAATCCCATGCTTGCAGGGATCAAGCATTTAAACCGATTAGAGCAAGTGCTTATGCGCAATGAACTTGACGGTTTAGCGGCCGATGAGCTAGTGGTGAGCGATGTCAATGGCCATGTCGTTGAATGCTCTAGTGCGAATATTTTTTGGCAACAACACGGTCAATGGTTTACACCCGATTTATCGTTAGCCGGCGTTAATGGTATTATCCGTCAACAGTTAGTTAAAAAACTTAACGCAAAAATTGTAACCACAGACGTTAATGCACTTTTTAACGCCGATAGCATATTTATTTGTAATGCTATTTTGGGGATAGCACCAGTGGTTCGCTTGGCTAATAAAACACTAGATATTGACGCAAAATTTATTTGCGGTCTGCAGCAATCTATAAAGGAATAA
- the mltG gene encoding endolytic transglycosylase MltG, which yields MYLRFAFAVVFMLITVVGAITYIYVQMNTHMLRTLPIQGEELYSLSSGKSYNYLLNDFKVKGYIDSTFYYRLYGKLNPEQTRLKSGAYRLSEGMTMLDVLQVLLSGKEAQFKITFIEGTTFKDWLHLLSERQHIKQTLEGLDEKQVLAQITSKFDHPEGLFFPDTYVYTVGSKDIDILQQAYQRMERELARSWQTRSEKLPYKSSYEALIMASLIEKETGKLAEQPLIASVFISRLRKGMRLQTDPTIIYGLGDRYTGDITYANIREKTAYNTYQIDGLPPTPIAMPGKSAIEASMHPANSDYLYFVSKGNGEHYFSTSLQEHNRAVNKYIRGKE from the coding sequence ATGTACTTGCGTTTCGCGTTTGCGGTGGTCTTTATGCTAATCACCGTTGTAGGCGCTATCACTTATATTTATGTACAGATGAATACTCACATGTTACGCACTTTGCCTATTCAGGGCGAGGAGCTGTATTCATTGTCATCGGGTAAATCATACAATTATTTGCTGAACGATTTTAAAGTAAAGGGGTATATAGACTCGACCTTTTACTATCGTTTATACGGTAAACTTAACCCAGAGCAAACACGCTTGAAATCTGGTGCTTATCGTTTAAGCGAAGGCATGACCATGTTAGATGTGTTGCAAGTTTTGCTGTCGGGTAAAGAAGCACAATTTAAAATCACCTTTATCGAAGGCACCACGTTTAAAGATTGGCTGCACCTGCTTAGCGAGCGACAACATATTAAACAAACCCTTGAAGGGTTGGACGAAAAACAAGTATTAGCACAAATAACCAGTAAATTTGACCACCCAGAAGGTTTATTTTTTCCAGATACATACGTGTATACGGTAGGTAGTAAAGATATTGATATTTTGCAGCAAGCTTACCAACGAATGGAGCGTGAATTGGCTCGTAGTTGGCAAACGAGATCTGAAAAACTACCTTATAAATCGTCATATGAAGCGTTAATTATGGCCTCATTAATCGAAAAAGAAACGGGTAAGCTTGCAGAGCAACCACTCATTGCATCGGTGTTTATTTCGAGGCTGCGCAAGGGGATGCGTTTGCAAACCGATCCCACCATTATCTACGGTTTAGGTGATCGTTATACTGGTGATATCACTTACGCTAACATTCGTGAGAAAACGGCATATAACACCTATCAAATAGATGGTTTGCCGCCTACGCCAATCGCGATGCCGGGTAAGTCGGCAATTGAGGCGAGTATGCATCCTGCCAATAGTGATTACTTATATTTTGTAAGCAAAGGCAATGGTGAGCACTATTTTTCAACATCATTACAAGAGCACAACCGTGCCGTAAATAAGTACATCCGAGGTAAAGAGTAA